One window of the Dreissena polymorpha isolate Duluth1 chromosome 5, UMN_Dpol_1.0, whole genome shotgun sequence genome contains the following:
- the LOC127832302 gene encoding uncharacterized protein LOC127832302 isoform X1 yields MSVKEKVCALFCVVILLVTDCLTMVEENIEFQFHCGDVELCIFPHQFCSSDSYTCKSCSNSICAEQNIPLQCLYNCRKRIRVEDTCHIQAWHVVLFCAVTAVATSVITGFVCVLRQKETCRRTDDDNQTDEDNNLIGNHERGEYCRSKLAGIQPTDGNQQTTIQKNTNL; encoded by the exons ATGAGTGTTAAAGAAAAAGTTTGTGCTTTATTTTGTGTTGTGATTCTCTTGGTAACTGATTGTTTGACTATGGTGGAGGAGAATATAGAGTTCCAATTTCATTGTGGTGATGTTGAACTGTGTATTTTCCCCCACCAGTTCTGTAGTAGTGACTCATACACGTGCAAGTCATGTTCGAACAGTATTTGCGCTGAACAGAATATTCCCTTGCAGTGTCTCTATAATTGTCGGAAACGAATCAGAG TGGAAGACACATGTCACATTCAGGCATGGCATGTTGTCCTTTTCTGTGCGGTTACCGCCGTAGCGACCAGCGTGATCACGGGATTCGTGTGTGTGTTGAG ACAAAAGGAAACGTGCAGACGCACAGACGATGATAACCAGACAGACGAAGACAACAATTTGATAG GGAACCATGAAAGAGGGGAGTATTGCCGGTCTAAATTGGCGGGAATTCAACCCACTGACGGTAATCAGCAAACCACAATTCAGAAAAACACGAATTTGTAA
- the LOC127832276 gene encoding MAM and LDL-receptor class A domain-containing protein 2-like isoform X4, with protein MGTFQFCLGILFCSSLTTSQAFDPGCSFYNGQCVYNVKLGHAGQCDTVATRAVVNHTDGNTGSSSGFQSCSCKDIDALNQNINSLNNNMGTLQSNFDKLARALNVTQEQLGMKESLLTIMMLEKQNLSASLTYHQMLLNTSQVDLANMVSTMSVEMDRLRRELLNTNDKLTTCQTQLNLLDSQQTKLPTLYGGFSTFFCGFEDSNNCNFTLDSCTQADVECWHQGTGRQDLNSGPVEDHTFGAPSGHYMYIDPTLKPTYQSSSSSSHQISPRKARMTSRMFLPSNDYCIRFWYTMHGQNSGVLKVYAQIGGGDGYPIFSRSGDKDSDWHMAEISLDSEYTSVPFKLVVEASTSSYFIYTGSSYHTNRDTAGYTAVDDIYVYNTSCSALPKCPAGARKLITGNDTSCYTFHITALSWYEAVKVCKSEAPNGHLVSVNSRKEQEFLVDTIQTDSAYSVAGQHGWYTSGNDERAEGNFVWTDTGRPYSLNYTNWHVGQPNNVGNVQNCLLLQYGQNGYDWGDIACTEKHPFICEIRM; from the exons ATGGGAACTTTTCAGTTTTGTTTaggtattttattttgttccagcCTCACAACTTCACAGGCTTTTGATCCTGGTTGTAGTTTCTATAACGGCCAATGTGTATACAACGTAAAATTGGGACATGCGGGACAGTGCGACACTGTGGCCACTAGGGCTGTTGTCAATCACACAGATGGAAACACGGGATCTTCGAGTGGTTTCCAG AGTTGTTCTTGCAAGGACATAGACGCTCTGAACCAGAACATCAATTCGCTGAACAACAACATGGGAACGCTACAGTCAAACTTTGACAAGCTGGCCCGTGCCCTGAACGTCACACAAGAGCAGCTGGGTATGAAGGAGTCCCTGTTGACAATTATGATGCTGGAGAAACAGAACCTCAGTGCCTCGCTGACATATCACCAGATGCTCCTGAACACAAGCCAG GTGGACCTCGCTAACATGGTTTCCACGATGAGTGTCGAGATGGACAGGCTGAGGCGGGAGCTGCTGAACACAAATGACAAGCTGACCACGTGCCAGACGCAGCTGAACCTCTTGGACTCGCAACAGACCAAACTTCCAA CGCTCTATGGCGGGTTCAGCACCTTCTTTTGTGGATTTGAGGACTCGAACAACTGCAATTTCACCCTTGACTCATGTACCCAAGCAGATGTTGAGTGTTGGCATCAAGGCACTGGCCGCCAGGACCTGAACTCGGGACCGGTTGAGGACCACACCTTTGGTGCTCCCTCTG GGCATTATATGTACATTGATCCGACGCTGAAGCCCACGTATCAATCAAGTTCAAGCTCTAGCCATCAGATTTCACCACGTAAAGCAAGAATGACGTCACGGATGTTCCTGCCAAGCAACGATTACTGCATACGATTTTGGTACACCATGCACGGACAAAACAGTGGCGTTTTAAAAGTGTATGCGCAG ATTGGAGGCGGGGACGGGTACCCGATTTTCTCCAGATCGGGCGACAAAGATTCGGACTGGCACATGGCCGAAATTTCATTGGATTCCGAGTACACATCTGTACCATTCAAG TTAGTCGTGGAAGCATCGACCAGCTCTTACTTCATCTACACTGGCAGCTCCTACCACACCAACCGCGACACCGCCGGCTACACTGCCGTGGACGACATCTATGTATACAACACTTCATGCTCTG CTCTCCCAAAGTGCCCGGCTGGCGCTCGAAAGCTGATCACCGGAAACGACACCTCCTGCTACACGTTCCACATCACGGCATTGAGCTGGTATGAAGCCGTCAAGGTGTGCAAGTCGGAGGCGCCCAATGGTCACCTCGTCAGCGTTAATTCGCGCAAGGAGCAGGAGTTCCTGGTCGACACTATTCAGACCGACTCAG CATACTCCGTAGCCGGTCAGCATGGCTGGTACACGAGCGGAAATGACGAGCGAGCGGAAGGGAATTTCGTGTGGACGGACACCGGTCGTCCCTACAGCTTGAACTACACGAACTGGCACGTGGGACAGCCCAACAACGTGGGCAACGTGCAAAACTGCCTCCTCTTGCAGTACGGACAGAACGGCTACGATTGGGGCGATATAGCGTGTACAGAAAAACATCCTTTCATTTGTGAAATTCGCATGTAG
- the LOC127832302 gene encoding uncharacterized protein LOC127832302 isoform X2, translating to MSVKEKFCSSDSYTCKSCSNSICAEQNIPLQCLYNCRKRIRVEDTCHIQAWHVVLFCAVTAVATSVITGFVCVLRQKETCRRTDDDNQTDEDNNLIGNHERGEYCRSKLAGIQPTDGNQQTTIQKNTNL from the exons ATGAGTGTTAAAGAAAAA TTCTGTAGTAGTGACTCATACACGTGCAAGTCATGTTCGAACAGTATTTGCGCTGAACAGAATATTCCCTTGCAGTGTCTCTATAATTGTCGGAAACGAATCAGAG TGGAAGACACATGTCACATTCAGGCATGGCATGTTGTCCTTTTCTGTGCGGTTACCGCCGTAGCGACCAGCGTGATCACGGGATTCGTGTGTGTGTTGAG ACAAAAGGAAACGTGCAGACGCACAGACGATGATAACCAGACAGACGAAGACAACAATTTGATAG GGAACCATGAAAGAGGGGAGTATTGCCGGTCTAAATTGGCGGGAATTCAACCCACTGACGGTAATCAGCAAACCACAATTCAGAAAAACACGAATTTGTAA